In one window of Melospiza melodia melodia isolate bMelMel2 chromosome 21, bMelMel2.pri, whole genome shotgun sequence DNA:
- the UNC45B gene encoding protein unc-45 homolog B, producing MEDPIQLKEEGNKYFQASDYEKALQSYTQAIKLNKDKALQAVLYRNRAACFLKKEEYAKAASDASRAIDINASDIKALYRRSQALEKLGKLDQAFKDAQKCATLEPRNKNFQETLRRLGANIQEKLRIQFSTDSRVQKMFEILLDENSDKEKREKAANNLIVLGREEAGAERIFQNNGVNLLLQLIETKNPELILAAVRTLSGMCTGHKARATAILHYLGIDSICMWMSVDNEEISLAVCNLLQTITDCLMGQGKEEHHGKEEALVLDTKKDLRMITMRLLDMLVSKKVSGQGRDRALNLLNKNIPRKDLKDHDNSRSIFVIDNGLKKILKVVGQIPEMPDCLPLTENTQLTASVLLNKLYDDLRCDPERDNYRLICEEYIKSKIDPQDMDKTLHAVQIVSGVLQGPFDLGNKLLGMKGVMEMMVALCGSEREIDQLVAVEALIHASTKLSRATFIITNGVTLLKEIYKKTKNEKIKIRALVGLCKLGSAGGTDYGLRQFAEGSTEKLAKQCRKWLCNTSIDARTRKWAVEGLSYLTLDADVKDDFVEDEPALKAMFELAKASDKTILYSVASALVNCTNSYDTKELVPELVQLAKFSKQHVPEEHPKDKKDFVVKRVKRLLKAGVVSALACMVKADSAILTDQSKELIARVFLALCEDPKDRGTIVAQGGGKALIPLAVEGTDVGKIKASHALAKIAAISNPDIAFPGERVYEVVRPLVSLLNTERDGLQNYEALLGLTNFSGRSDKLRLKIIKEKALPDIENYMFENHDQLRQAATECMCNLVVNKEVQERFVADGNDRLKLVVLLCGEDDEKVQVAAAGALAMLTAAQKKLCSKMTQVTTQWLEILQRLCLHDNMEVQHRGLVIAFNLISSDKELAKKLVESELLEILTYVGKQEDHPKKQHIINVARDCLTKCMDYELIKPLSQA from the exons ATGGAGGATCCCATTCAGCTGAAAGAGGAGGGGAATAAATATTTTCAGGCCAGTGACTACGAGAAAGCCCTTCAAAGCTACACTCAAGCCATAAAGCTCAACAAGGACAAGGCGCTGCAGGCGGTGCTGTACAGGAACAGGGCAGCCTGTTTCCTCAAAAAG GAGGAATATGCCAAGGCAGCCTCGGATGCATCTAGAG CTATTGACATCAATGCCTCGGATATCAAAGCCTTGTACCGGCGCAGCCAGGCCCTGGAGAAACTGGGCAAGTTAGACCAAGCATTCAAAGATGCTCAGAAATGTGCAACCCTCGAACCACGCAACAAAAACTTCCAGGAGACCCTGAGGAGACTGGGGGCCAACATCCAGGAGAAG CTGCGCATTCAGTTCTCCACAGACTCGAGGGTGCAGAAGATGTTTGAGATCCTGCTGGATGAGAACAGCGACAAAGAGAAGCGAGAAAAG GCTGCAAACAACCTCATAGTCCTGGGGCGGGAGGAAGCAGGTGCTGAGAGGATTTTCCAGAATAATGGGGTCAACTTGCTGCTGCAGCTGATAGAAACCAAAAACCCTGAGCTGATCCTGGCAGCCGTGAGGACACTTTCAGGAATGTGCACAGGACATAAGGCTCGG GCCACTGCCATTCTCCATTACCTGGGCATCGACAGCATCTGCATGTGGATGTCAGTGGACAATGAAGAAATCTCCCTGGCTGTCTGCAACCTCCTGCAGACCATCACCGACTGCCTGATGGGCCAGGGGAAGGAGGAGCACCACGGCAAGGAGGAGGCTCTAGTGCTAG ACACCAAGAAGGATTTGAGGATGATCACGATGCGTTTGCTGGATATGCTGGTCAGTAAAAAAGTGTCTGGGCAAGGGCGAGACCGAGCCCTCAACCTCCTCAACAAGAACATACCAAGGAAGGACCTGAAAGACCATGACAACAGCAGGAGCATCTTTGTCATCGACAATG GCTTAAAAAAGATACTGAAAGTGGTGGGCCAGATTCCTGAGATGCCTGACTGCCTGCCACTGACAGAGAACACCCAGCTGACTGCCTCTGTCCTCCTAAATAAGCTCTACGATGACCTGCGCTGCGACCCGGAGCGGGACAACTACCGGCTCATCTGCGAGGAGTACATCAA GAGCAAAATTGACCCACAAGACATGGATAAGACACTCCACGCTGTCCAGATTGTGTCTGGTGTTCTGCAAGGCCCCTTTGACTTGGGCAACAAGCTGCTTGGCATGAAGGGAGTGATGGAGATGATGGTTGCCCTGTGTGGCTCCGAGAGGGAGATTGACCAGCTGGTGGCTGTGGAAGCTCTCATCCACGCTTCCACCAAGCTGAGCAGAGCCACCTTCATCATCACCAATGGGGTGACACTCCTGAAGGAGATCTACAAGAAGACCAAAAATGAGAAGATCAAAATCCGAGCTCTGGTG GGTCTCTGCAAGCTGGGCTCAGCCGGAGGCACGGACTATGGCCTGCGGCAGTTTGCTGAGGGCTCCACGGAGAAGTTAGCCAAGCAGTGCCGAAA GTGGTTGTGCAACACCAGCATCGATGCCCGCACCAGGAAATGGGCTGTGGAAGGGCTCTCCTACCTCACCCTCGATGCAGATGTCAAAGATGACTTTGTTGAAGATGAGCCAGCCCTGAAAGCTATGTTTGAATTAGCCAAG GCAAGTGACAAAACAATCTTGTATTCTGTGGCTTCTGCACTGGTGAACTGTACCAACAGCTACGATACCAAGGAGCTGGTCCCAGAGCTGGTGCAGCTGGCAAAATTCTCCAAGCAGCACGTGCCTGAGGAGCATCCAAAG GACAAGAAGGATTTTGTGGTGAAGCGGGTGAAGAGGCTGCTGAAGGCTGGGGTTGTCTCTGCCTTGGCCTGCATGGTGAAGGCTGACAGTGCCATTTTGACTGACCAGAGCAAGGAGCTCATTGCCAG ggtgtTCCTTGCCTTGTGTGAAGACCCCAAGGACCGCGGGACCATTGTTGCTCAAGGTGGTGGGAAG GCCCTGATACCTCTGGCTGTGGAAGGCACAGATGTTGGCAAGATAAAGGCTTCTCATGCTCTGGCAAAAATTGCTGCTATCTCCAATCCAGACATTGCATTCCCGGGGGAGAGA GTGTATGAGGTGGTGAGGCCCCTTGTCAGCCTGCTGAACACAGAGAGAGATGGACTCCAGAACTACGAGGCTCTGTTAGGTCTCACAAACTTTTCAGGAAGAAGTGATAAACTCAG GTTGAAGATAATCAAAGAGAAGGCCCTGCCAGATATTGAAAACTACATGTTTGAGAACCACGACCAACTCCGACAGGCAGCCACTGAGTGCATGTGCAACTTGGTGGTCAACAAGGAG GTTCAGGAGCGGTTTGTGGCCGATGGCAACGACCGGCTGAAGTTGGTGGTGTTGCTGTGTGGTGAGGATGATGAGAAGGTTCAGgttgcagcagcaggagccctggCCATGCTGACAGCAGCACAAAAGAAACTCTGCTCGAAGATGACTCAAGTG ACCACCCAGTGGCTTGAAATCCTGCAGAGGCTCTGCTTGCATGACAACATGGAGGTCCAGCACCGAGGACTGGTCATTGCCTTCAACTTGATCAGCTCTGACAAAGAGCTGGCCAAGAAGCTGGTGGAGTCGGAGCTCCTGGAGATCCTGACCTACGTGGGGAAGCAGGAGGATCACCCCAAGAAGCAGCACATCATAAATGTGGCACGTGATTGCCTCACCAAGTGCATGGATTACGAGCTGATCAAACCTCTCTCTCAGGCGTGA